The following proteins are encoded in a genomic region of Zea mays cultivar B73 chromosome 9, Zm-B73-REFERENCE-NAM-5.0, whole genome shotgun sequence:
- the LOC103638302 gene encoding very-long-chain 3-oxoacyl-CoA reductase-like protein At1g24470: protein MDDVHVWFVSLACLGGLYIAAICWRPLAYLALCLRGPKDLHRYGSWAMVTGPTSGLGRSMAMELARRGLNLVLLDLDANNLQETSEAIKSVHPVKIRTVVLDLSLVATPEGDKAIRRLREAIEGLDVGILVNNAAVNTPGAVYLHEADIERFVRMIRVNLWGLTEVTAAVLPSMLARRRGAIVNVGSGSTVAVPSFPLYTVYSSTKKYVAHLSRSLYVEYKSKGIDVQYQVPFYVHTRMLSSAVKAKLRPWFVATAEDYTSTAARWIGNGPVCVPGAAQNLQWCLTGFVPDWVHDWYRIRLHLQHRAVLRGGRAAIASAHSRAEKAVTPDDDDANSVAPKISA from the exons ATGGACGACGTACATGTCTGGTTCGTCTCGCTGGCCTGCCTTGGTGGTTTGTACATCGCCGCCATCTGCTGGCGGCCCCTCGCCTATCTCGCGTTGTGCCTGCGCGGGCCGAAGGACCTCCACCGCTACGGCTCATGGGCCATGGTGACTGGCCCGACCTCCGGGCTCGGCCGGTCCATGGCCATGGAGCTCGCGCGACGGGGCCTCAACCTCGTCCTCCTCGACCTCGACGCCAACAACCTCCAGGAGACCTCCGAGGCCATCAAGTCCGTCCACCCCGTGAAGATAAGGACTGTGGTTCTAGACCTCTCCCTCGTCGCCACACCAGAAG GCGACAAGGCGATCCGCCGTCTGCGGGAGGCGATCGAGGGGCTGGACGTGGGGATACTGGTGAACAACGCGGCGGTGAACACGCCTGGCGCGGTGTACCTGCACGAGGCGGACATCGAACGCTTTGTGCGGATGATACGGGTGAACCTGTGGGGGCTCACCGAGGTCACGGCCGCGGTGCTGCCCAGCATGCTAGCGCGGCGGAGGGGTGCCATCGTTAACGTTGGATCGGGCTCCACGgtggccgtcccgtccttccctctGTACACCGTCTACAGCTCCACCAAAAA GTATGTGGCTCATCTCTCCAGAAGCCTTTACGTCGAATACAAGAGCAAAGGAATCGACGTCCAATACCAG GTCCCGTTCTATGTGCACACGCGCATGCTGTCGAGCGCCGTGAAGGCCAAGCTCCGGCCGTGGTTCGTGGCGACGGCGGAGGACTACACCAGCACGGCGGCGCGGTGGATCGGGAACGGCCCGGTGTGTGTTCCCGGCGCCGCCCAGAACCTCCAGTGGTGCCTCACCGGCTTCGTGCCGGACTGGGTCCACGACTGGTACCGGATCCGCCTGCACCTGCAGCACAGAGCCGTCCTCCGCGGCGGTCGAGCCGCGATCGCCAGCGCCCATTCACGCGCCGAGAAGGCCGTGACACCTGACGATGACGACGCCAATTCAGTTGCGCCAAAGATCAGTGCCTAG